Proteins encoded in a region of the Pieris brassicae chromosome 3, ilPieBrab1.1, whole genome shotgun sequence genome:
- the LOC123706662 gene encoding patronin-like isoform X8 — protein sequence MVAMVASASGYGTLRRFLSAPNGAHSDDPAFVPSASVAVSSKQRASIKWLLSKAFNNRVPDNLQEPFYRDHEGQERLKPAITGGLASAELYCLALANVYSDPGFHSLNHTAILQALTRKGAPPVAAAPLTETVLIQNNPLRLSAHLAVTEALMAVYAREVVTPERVAAAALRFGGGPPAGVASPEDGLLVWINAACAAFNRAREAGCAEVAGVRSVEEVCSGAALAALLAWYCPGAVPRSAVRAAPLASLHDSLHNLSLVYDFCRDHLPHNCFHMLPEDVTYMRGSMRQNLVALLADLFNLLEVHPVLAVQRSRAGPSGSAERSNAWGVRHSRHLPPPDPVPIPRLRDSLDDRPFAEPLRDRDDGMMHYADVHAGSRSPSSGGRASRAGGAGGDDFVIHRGKAVTTLSAMLRRELNEDESAGEQQATAAGRPSKWGSSREGSFAGRRSRRSSVTDDSQLTVENFGGSAGVNHFAQRNPQKDLATLDHLVDFAPNRGNPCHNPPLRSSRQDIRGSLSLAHDETNGERSPPPPPPPPAGDGPVRANGQQRGLQASGGREDRERRKSAAGPAQGGTTTWHEHFLQHEHQGHNGDEETEESDGGETGAGGAMAAQLNNIRLKLEEKRRRIEQDKRRLEQAVARQRQNLGHQAFLQAVTRGKSRGADAAPSPDPSQVSASSLAVSDESLDRRSSRRFVSIQEPAEAPSSGAENSALEQYRQSITRMNTSLQDIQSDIARLATQHSQLQQQQQQQQQQQLQQQQQQLQQQLQQQQQQLQQQLQQQQAKQLFQQHFDQYQSNIPQLHSQFSSAQNVSLSAGGVFGSSPQLAMEPQYRPIEAAFLLHDAPLSTPQRRTWAQHARLQQEHNELRGWQPSRQSQSSESYSPYSESGRAWRSPSPAAGERGGRSPQGFVLHDRTAAPNGEVRHASLAPDTPPPSPRRQRPPAPSPPPSPPADMEPQNISFIGAAEDEALGGLGRLHISSGTRTYRIPSPTRPPLSRDSFRREEANEKGFYVSFDDEQPKRAKPPLRQKRGSPRVDRPDDRVDAPDAWPDDDFVVHRNSHPESRPDRRESPARENGFPRDEVARQTRRPAHAPPPAAAAPTPAPAPAALVVGEVTPDPNGAEEMERKKERIMLLSLQRRQRAEEARVKAEADAAARRAREEAAAELKAARREEQARRREAILHQYKLKKAIEEAEREGKVLDKTEFPDAPSRAGGNLTGATGSTRLRGRAAARARPKTIHVDGGALHAAEGMLRRQPSHASLADSGLGRATPPRRAASPGVRTLGSPSSPASGPGSLPGAIGKRRQPAHDDVSDVSSTHSSIVDYSGPRLYKQPATKSNRGIMLNAVEYCVFPGAVNAEAKRRVLEEIARSESKHFLVLFRDAGCQFRALYAYCPDTDHVTKLYGTGPRSVNERMFDKFFKYNSGSKCFSQVHTKHLTVTIDAFTIHNSLWQGKKVQLPSKRDMALVI from the exons ATGGTAGCTATGGTTGCCTCTGCCTCTGGATATGGCACTCTGCGCAGATTCCTGAGTGCTCCAAACGGCGCCCACTCCGATGACCCCGCTTTCGTACCGTCCGCTTCTGTAGCCGTCTCG TCGAAGCAGCGCGCGTCTATCAAATGGCTGCTCTCGAAGGCGTTCAACAATCGGGTTCCCGACAACTTGCAGGAGCCCTTCTACCGGGATCATGAG GGTCAAGAGCGGCTGAAACCGGCGATAACGGGCGGCTTGGCGAGCGCCGAGCTGTACTGTCTGGCGCTGGCCAACGTGTACTCCGACCCCGGCTTCCACAGCCTGAACCACACCGCCATCTTGCAGGCCCTTACTCGCAAGGGTGCGCCGCCCGTCGCGGCCGCGCCCCTCACCGAGACCGTGCTCATTCAGAACAACCCCCTGCGGTTGAGCGCGCACCTGGCCGTCACCGAGGCGCTCATGGCGGTGTACGCCCGCGAGGTGGTCACCCCGGAACGGGTGGCGGCCGCCGCGCTGCGTTTCGGCGGAGGGCCGCCCGCCGGCGTCGCGTCGCCCGAGGACGGCCTCCTCGTCTGGATCAACGCCGCGTGCGCGGCTTTCAACCGGGCACGG GAGGCGGGGTGCGCGGAGGTGGCCGGCGTGCGTAGCGTGGAGGAGGTGTGCTCGGGGGCGGCGCTGGCGGCGCTGCTGGCGTGGTATTGCCCGGGCGCCGTGCCACGATCCGCCGTGCGCGCCGCGCCGCTGGCCTCGCTGCACGACTCGCTGCACAACCTGTCGCTCGTCTACGACTTCTGCCGCGACCACTTGCCGCACAACTGTTTCCACATGCTGCCGGAGGACGTAACCTACATGCGCGG GTCGATGCGGCAAAACCTGGTGGCGTTGCTGGCGGATCTGTTTAACCTGCTGGAGGTGCACCCCGTGCTCGCCGTGCAGCGCTCTCGCG CGGGTCCGTCGGGGTCGGCGGAGCGGAGTAACGCGTGGGGCGTGCGTCACTCGCGCCATCTGCCGCCGCCGGACCCCGTGCCCATCCCGCGCCTCCGGGACTCCCTCGACGACCGGCCCTTCGCAG AGCCGTTGAGAGACCGTGACGACGGAATGATGCATTACGCAGACGTGCACGCAGGGTCTCGGTCGCCGTCGTCCGGCGGACGAGCGTCGCGGGCGGGAGGCGCGGGCGGAGACGACTTCGTGATCCACCGCGGCAAGGCGGTCACGACGCTGTCGGCCATGTTGCGGCGGGAGCTGAACGAGGACGAGAGCG CCGGCGAGCAGCAGGCGACGGCGGCGGGCAGACCGTCCAAGTGGGGCTCGAGCCGCGAGGGCAGTTTCGCCGGTCGTCGCTCGCGCCGCTCGTCCGTCACCGACGACAGCCAGCTTACCGTCGAGAACTTCGGCGGCTCGGCCGGCGTCAACCACTTCGCGCAGCGCAACCCGCAGAAGGACCTCGCCACGCTCGATCACCTGGTCGACTTCGCTCCCAACCGAG GTAACCCGTGTCACAACCCGCCGCTGCGTTCGTCGCGGCAGGACATCCGCGGCTCCCTGAGCCTGGCGCACGACGAGACCAACGGGGAGCGCTCGCCCCCTCCGCCGCCCCCGCCCCCGGCCGGCGACGGGCCCGTCCGCGCCAACGGCCAACAGAGAG GTCTGCAAGCGAGCGGCGGCCGGGAGGACAGGGAGAGGCGGAAGAGCGCCGCGGGTCCGGCGCAGGGCGGCACGACCACTTGGCACGAGCACTTCCTGCAGCACGAGCACCAAGGTCACA ACGGCGACGAGGAGACGGAGGAGAGCGACGGAGGCGAAACGGGCGCCGGGGGCGCCATGGCGGCGCAGCTGAACAACATCCGCCTCAAGCTGGAGGAGAAGCGGCGTCGCATCGAGCAGGACAAGCGCCGGCTCGAGCAGGCGGTCGCCCGCCAGCGGCAGAACCTCGGGCACCAGGCCTTCCTGCAGGCCGTCACGCGG GGCAAGTCTCGCGGCGCGGACGCGGCCCCCTCGCCGGACCCCTCGCAGGTGAGTGCCTCGAGCCTCGCCGTCTCCGACGAATCTTTGGACCGTCGGTCCTCACGACGTTTTGTGTCGATTCAGGAGCCGGCGGAGGCCCCGTCGAGCGGCGCGGAGAATTCGGCCCTGGAGCAGTACCGGCAGTCCATAACCAG AATGAACACGAGTCTGCAGGACATACAGAGCGACATAGCGCGTCTCGCCACGCAGCACAGTCAACTTCAACAGCAGCAGCAGcagcaacaacaacaacaactcCAACAGCAGCAGCAGCAGCTCCAGCAGCAATTGCAACAACAGCAGCAACAGCTACAGCAGCAGCTTCAGCAGCAGCAAGCGAAGCAGTTGTTTCAGCAGCACTTTGATCAGTATCAATCGAATATTCCACAGTTG CACAGCCAGTTCAGTTCGGCGCAGAACGTTTCGCTGTCGGCGGGCGGCGTCTTCGGCTCGTCCCCGCAGCTGGCGATGGAGCCGCAGTACCGGCCCATCGAAGCCGCCTTCCTGTTGCACGACGCGCCTCTGTCCACGCCGCAGCGCCGCACCTGGGCGCAGCACGCGCGTCTGCAGCAGGAGCACAACGAGCTGCGAGGCTGGCAG CCCTCCCGGCAGAGCCAGTCGAGCGAGTCCTACTCGCCCTACTCGGAGAGCGGTCGCGCCTGGCGCTCCCCGTCTCCGGCGGCCGGCGAGCGCGGCGGCCGGTCGCCGCAGGGCTTCGTTCTGCACGACCGGACCGCCGCGCCCAACGGCGAGGTGCGGCACGCCAGCCTGGCGCCGGACACGCCTCCCCCCAGCCCGCGACGGCAGCGACCGCCGGCGCCCTCGCCGCCGCCGTCGCCGCCCGCCGACATGGAGCCGCAGAACATCTCCTTCATCGGCGCCGCCGAAGACGAGGCGCTCGGCGGCCTCGGCCGCCTTCACATCTCGTCGGGCACGCGCACCTACCGCATCCCCTCGCCCACGAGGCCGCCGCTCTCGCGGGACTCTTTCCGTCGGGAGGAAGCGAACGAGAAGGGCTTCTACGTCTCCTTCGACGACGAGCAGCCCAAGCGCGCTAAGCCGCCTCTGCGGCAGAAGCGCGGCTCGCCCCGCGTGGACCGACCCGACGACCGCGTCGACGCCCCCGACGCCTGGCCGGACGACGACTTCGTCGTGCACAG GAATTCACACCCCGAGTCGAGACCCGATCGACGCGAATCGCCGGCGCGGGAGAACGGCTTCCCTCGTGATGAAGTCGCGCGCCAGACGCGGCGGCCCGCTCACGCCCCGCCGCCGGCCGCCGCCGCGCCCACTCCGGCTCCCGCCCCCGCCGCTCTAGTCGTCGGCGAGGTGACGCCCGACCCG AACGGCGCGGAGGAGATGGAGCGCAAGAAGGAGCGCATCATGTTGCTGTCGCTGCAGCGGCGGCAGCGCGCCGAGGAAGCGCGGGTCAAGGCCGAGGCCGACGCGGCGGCGAGGCGCGCCCGAGAGGAAGCCGCCGCCGAGCTGAAGGCGGCGCGCCGAGAGGAGCAGGCGCGACGTCGCGAGGCCATCCTGCATCAGTACAAGCTCAAGAAGGCCATCGAGGAGGCCGAGCGAGAG GGCAAAGTGCTGGACAAGACCGAGTTCCCCGACGCGCCGTCTCGGGCGGGCGGGAATCTGACGGGGGCGACGGGCTCGACGCGACTCCGCGGCCGAGCCGCCGCCCGAGCCCGCCCCAAAACCATCCACGTGGACGGCGGCGCCCTGCACGCCGCCGAGGGCATGCTGCGGCGTCAGCCCTCGCACGCCAGCCTCGCAG ACTCGGGGCTGGGGCGCGCCACGCCGCCTCGACGCGCGGCGTCGCCGGGCGTTCGGACGCTGGGCTCGCCGTCGTCTCCGGCGTCGGGACCCGGCTCGCTGCCCGGCGCCATCGGCAAGCGGCGCCAGCCCGCCCACGACGACGTCTCGGACGTCTCCTCCACGCACTCGTCCATCGTGGACTACTCGG GTCCGCGGCTCTACAAGCAGCCGGCGACGAAGTCGAACCGCGGGATCATGCTGAACGCGGTGGAGTACTGCGTGTTCCCGGGCGCCGTGAACGCCGAGGCCAAGCGGCGCGTGCTGGAGGAGATCGCGCGCTCCGAGAGCAAGCACTTCCTGGTGCTGTTCCGCGACGCCGGCTGCCAGTTCCGCGCGCTCTACGCCTACTGCCCGGACACGGACCACGTCACAAAGCTGTACGGCACCGGCCCGCGCTCCGTCAACGAGCGCATGTTCGACAAGTTCTTCAA GTACAACTCGGGCAGCAAGTGCTTCTCGCAGGTGCACACGAAGCACTTGACGGTGACCATCGACGCGTTCACGATACACAACTCGCTGTGGCAGGGAAAGAAGGTGCAGTTGCCCAGCAAACGCGACATGGCGCTGGTCATCTAG
- the LOC123706662 gene encoding patronin-like isoform X6: protein MVAMVASASGYGTLRRFLSAPNGAHSDDPAFVPSASVAVSSKQRASIKWLLSKAFNNRVPDNLQEPFYRDHEGQERLKPAITGGLASAELYCLALANVYSDPGFHSLNHTAILQALTRKGAPPVAAAPLTETVLIQNNPLRLSAHLAVTEALMAVYAREVVTPERVAAAALRFGGGPPAGVASPEDGLLVWINAACAAFNRAREAGCAEVAGVRSVEEVCSGAALAALLAWYCPGAVPRSAVRAAPLASLHDSLHNLSLVYDFCRDHLPHNCFHMLPEDVTYMRGSMRQNLVALLADLFNLLEVHPVLAVQRSREPLRDRDDGMMHYADVHAGSRSPSSGGRASRAGGAGGDDFVIHRGKAVTTLSAMLRRELNEDESAGEQQATAAGRPSKWGSSREGSFAGRRSRRSSVTDDSQLTVENFGGSAGVNHFAQRNPQKDLATLDHLVDFAPNRGNPCHNPPLRSSRQDIRGSLSLAHDETNGERSPPPPPPPPAGDGPVRANGQQRGLQASGGREDRERRKSAAGPAQGGTTTWHEHFLQHEHQGHNGDEETEESDGGETGAGGAMAAQLNNIRLKLEEKRRRIEQDKRRLEQAVARQRQNLGHQAFLQAVTRGKSRGADAAPSPDPSQVSASSLAVSDESLDRRSSRRFVSIQEPAEAPSSGAENSALEQYRQSITRMNTSLQDIQSDIARLATQHSQLQQQQQQQQQQQLQQQQQQLQQQLQQQQQQLQQQLQQQQAKQLFQQHFDQYQSNIPQLHSQFSSAQNVSLSAGGVFGSSPQLAMEPQYRPIEAAFLLHDAPLSTPQRRTWAQHARLQQEHNELRGWQPSRQSQSSESYSPYSESGRAWRSPSPAAGERGGRSPQGFVLHDRTAAPNGEVRHASLAPDTPPPSPRRQRPPAPSPPPSPPADMEPQNISFIGAAEDEALGGLGRLHISSGTRTYRIPSPTRPPLSRDSFRREEANEKGFYVSFDDEQPKRAKPPLRQKRGSPRVDRPDDRVDAPDAWPDDDFVVHRNSHPESRPDRRESPARENGFPRDEVARQTRRPAHAPPPAAAAPTPAPAPAALVVGEVTPDPNGAEEMERKKERIMLLSLQRRQRAEEARVKAEADAAARRAREEAAAELKAARREEQARRREAILHQYKLKKAIEEAEREGKVLDKTEFPDAPSRAGGNLTGATGSTRLRGRAAARARPKTIHVDGGALHAAEGMLRRQPSHASLAGGAGRRDYYRGSQDDLQDRPALARGPPPSESPGEERGVTSPGSSSGGPLARRGSCKTSRERGAEEPPPARGRSKYSTYQSSFKAGRKSSSLVNLCDSGLGRATPPRRAASPGVRTLGSPSSPASGPGSLPGAIGKRRQPAHDDVSDVSSTHSSIVDYSGPRLYKQPATKSNRGIMLNAVEYCVFPGAVNAEAKRRVLEEIARSESKHFLVLFRDAGCQFRALYAYCPDTDHVTKLYGTGPRSVNERMFDKFFKYNSGSKCFSQVHTKHLTVTIDAFTIHNSLWQGKKVQLPSKRDMALVI, encoded by the exons ATGGTAGCTATGGTTGCCTCTGCCTCTGGATATGGCACTCTGCGCAGATTCCTGAGTGCTCCAAACGGCGCCCACTCCGATGACCCCGCTTTCGTACCGTCCGCTTCTGTAGCCGTCTCG TCGAAGCAGCGCGCGTCTATCAAATGGCTGCTCTCGAAGGCGTTCAACAATCGGGTTCCCGACAACTTGCAGGAGCCCTTCTACCGGGATCATGAG GGTCAAGAGCGGCTGAAACCGGCGATAACGGGCGGCTTGGCGAGCGCCGAGCTGTACTGTCTGGCGCTGGCCAACGTGTACTCCGACCCCGGCTTCCACAGCCTGAACCACACCGCCATCTTGCAGGCCCTTACTCGCAAGGGTGCGCCGCCCGTCGCGGCCGCGCCCCTCACCGAGACCGTGCTCATTCAGAACAACCCCCTGCGGTTGAGCGCGCACCTGGCCGTCACCGAGGCGCTCATGGCGGTGTACGCCCGCGAGGTGGTCACCCCGGAACGGGTGGCGGCCGCCGCGCTGCGTTTCGGCGGAGGGCCGCCCGCCGGCGTCGCGTCGCCCGAGGACGGCCTCCTCGTCTGGATCAACGCCGCGTGCGCGGCTTTCAACCGGGCACGG GAGGCGGGGTGCGCGGAGGTGGCCGGCGTGCGTAGCGTGGAGGAGGTGTGCTCGGGGGCGGCGCTGGCGGCGCTGCTGGCGTGGTATTGCCCGGGCGCCGTGCCACGATCCGCCGTGCGCGCCGCGCCGCTGGCCTCGCTGCACGACTCGCTGCACAACCTGTCGCTCGTCTACGACTTCTGCCGCGACCACTTGCCGCACAACTGTTTCCACATGCTGCCGGAGGACGTAACCTACATGCGCGG GTCGATGCGGCAAAACCTGGTGGCGTTGCTGGCGGATCTGTTTAACCTGCTGGAGGTGCACCCCGTGCTCGCCGTGCAGCGCTCTCGCG AGCCGTTGAGAGACCGTGACGACGGAATGATGCATTACGCAGACGTGCACGCAGGGTCTCGGTCGCCGTCGTCCGGCGGACGAGCGTCGCGGGCGGGAGGCGCGGGCGGAGACGACTTCGTGATCCACCGCGGCAAGGCGGTCACGACGCTGTCGGCCATGTTGCGGCGGGAGCTGAACGAGGACGAGAGCG CCGGCGAGCAGCAGGCGACGGCGGCGGGCAGACCGTCCAAGTGGGGCTCGAGCCGCGAGGGCAGTTTCGCCGGTCGTCGCTCGCGCCGCTCGTCCGTCACCGACGACAGCCAGCTTACCGTCGAGAACTTCGGCGGCTCGGCCGGCGTCAACCACTTCGCGCAGCGCAACCCGCAGAAGGACCTCGCCACGCTCGATCACCTGGTCGACTTCGCTCCCAACCGAG GTAACCCGTGTCACAACCCGCCGCTGCGTTCGTCGCGGCAGGACATCCGCGGCTCCCTGAGCCTGGCGCACGACGAGACCAACGGGGAGCGCTCGCCCCCTCCGCCGCCCCCGCCCCCGGCCGGCGACGGGCCCGTCCGCGCCAACGGCCAACAGAGAG GTCTGCAAGCGAGCGGCGGCCGGGAGGACAGGGAGAGGCGGAAGAGCGCCGCGGGTCCGGCGCAGGGCGGCACGACCACTTGGCACGAGCACTTCCTGCAGCACGAGCACCAAGGTCACA ACGGCGACGAGGAGACGGAGGAGAGCGACGGAGGCGAAACGGGCGCCGGGGGCGCCATGGCGGCGCAGCTGAACAACATCCGCCTCAAGCTGGAGGAGAAGCGGCGTCGCATCGAGCAGGACAAGCGCCGGCTCGAGCAGGCGGTCGCCCGCCAGCGGCAGAACCTCGGGCACCAGGCCTTCCTGCAGGCCGTCACGCGG GGCAAGTCTCGCGGCGCGGACGCGGCCCCCTCGCCGGACCCCTCGCAGGTGAGTGCCTCGAGCCTCGCCGTCTCCGACGAATCTTTGGACCGTCGGTCCTCACGACGTTTTGTGTCGATTCAGGAGCCGGCGGAGGCCCCGTCGAGCGGCGCGGAGAATTCGGCCCTGGAGCAGTACCGGCAGTCCATAACCAG AATGAACACGAGTCTGCAGGACATACAGAGCGACATAGCGCGTCTCGCCACGCAGCACAGTCAACTTCAACAGCAGCAGCAGcagcaacaacaacaacaactcCAACAGCAGCAGCAGCAGCTCCAGCAGCAATTGCAACAACAGCAGCAACAGCTACAGCAGCAGCTTCAGCAGCAGCAAGCGAAGCAGTTGTTTCAGCAGCACTTTGATCAGTATCAATCGAATATTCCACAGTTG CACAGCCAGTTCAGTTCGGCGCAGAACGTTTCGCTGTCGGCGGGCGGCGTCTTCGGCTCGTCCCCGCAGCTGGCGATGGAGCCGCAGTACCGGCCCATCGAAGCCGCCTTCCTGTTGCACGACGCGCCTCTGTCCACGCCGCAGCGCCGCACCTGGGCGCAGCACGCGCGTCTGCAGCAGGAGCACAACGAGCTGCGAGGCTGGCAG CCCTCCCGGCAGAGCCAGTCGAGCGAGTCCTACTCGCCCTACTCGGAGAGCGGTCGCGCCTGGCGCTCCCCGTCTCCGGCGGCCGGCGAGCGCGGCGGCCGGTCGCCGCAGGGCTTCGTTCTGCACGACCGGACCGCCGCGCCCAACGGCGAGGTGCGGCACGCCAGCCTGGCGCCGGACACGCCTCCCCCCAGCCCGCGACGGCAGCGACCGCCGGCGCCCTCGCCGCCGCCGTCGCCGCCCGCCGACATGGAGCCGCAGAACATCTCCTTCATCGGCGCCGCCGAAGACGAGGCGCTCGGCGGCCTCGGCCGCCTTCACATCTCGTCGGGCACGCGCACCTACCGCATCCCCTCGCCCACGAGGCCGCCGCTCTCGCGGGACTCTTTCCGTCGGGAGGAAGCGAACGAGAAGGGCTTCTACGTCTCCTTCGACGACGAGCAGCCCAAGCGCGCTAAGCCGCCTCTGCGGCAGAAGCGCGGCTCGCCCCGCGTGGACCGACCCGACGACCGCGTCGACGCCCCCGACGCCTGGCCGGACGACGACTTCGTCGTGCACAG GAATTCACACCCCGAGTCGAGACCCGATCGACGCGAATCGCCGGCGCGGGAGAACGGCTTCCCTCGTGATGAAGTCGCGCGCCAGACGCGGCGGCCCGCTCACGCCCCGCCGCCGGCCGCCGCCGCGCCCACTCCGGCTCCCGCCCCCGCCGCTCTAGTCGTCGGCGAGGTGACGCCCGACCCG AACGGCGCGGAGGAGATGGAGCGCAAGAAGGAGCGCATCATGTTGCTGTCGCTGCAGCGGCGGCAGCGCGCCGAGGAAGCGCGGGTCAAGGCCGAGGCCGACGCGGCGGCGAGGCGCGCCCGAGAGGAAGCCGCCGCCGAGCTGAAGGCGGCGCGCCGAGAGGAGCAGGCGCGACGTCGCGAGGCCATCCTGCATCAGTACAAGCTCAAGAAGGCCATCGAGGAGGCCGAGCGAGAG GGCAAAGTGCTGGACAAGACCGAGTTCCCCGACGCGCCGTCTCGGGCGGGCGGGAATCTGACGGGGGCGACGGGCTCGACGCGACTCCGCGGCCGAGCCGCCGCCCGAGCCCGCCCCAAAACCATCCACGTGGACGGCGGCGCCCTGCACGCCGCCGAGGGCATGCTGCGGCGTCAGCCCTCGCACGCCAGCCTCGCAG GAGGCGCCGGGCGACGCGACTACTACCGAGGCTCGCAGGACGACCTGCAGGACCGGCCGGCTCTCGCCAGAG GTCCGCCTCCGTCGGAGTCTCCGGGCGAGGAGCGCGGCGTGACGTCGCCGGGCAGCTCTTCCGGCGGACCCCTCGCGCGCCGCGGCTCCTGCAAGACCTCCAGAG AGCGCGGGGCCGAGGAGCCGCCGCCTGCCCGCGGCAGGTCTAAGTATTCCACTTACCAGAGTAGCTTTAAGGCCGGAAGGAAATCTAGCTCCCTCGTCAACTTGTGCG ACTCGGGGCTGGGGCGCGCCACGCCGCCTCGACGCGCGGCGTCGCCGGGCGTTCGGACGCTGGGCTCGCCGTCGTCTCCGGCGTCGGGACCCGGCTCGCTGCCCGGCGCCATCGGCAAGCGGCGCCAGCCCGCCCACGACGACGTCTCGGACGTCTCCTCCACGCACTCGTCCATCGTGGACTACTCGG GTCCGCGGCTCTACAAGCAGCCGGCGACGAAGTCGAACCGCGGGATCATGCTGAACGCGGTGGAGTACTGCGTGTTCCCGGGCGCCGTGAACGCCGAGGCCAAGCGGCGCGTGCTGGAGGAGATCGCGCGCTCCGAGAGCAAGCACTTCCTGGTGCTGTTCCGCGACGCCGGCTGCCAGTTCCGCGCGCTCTACGCCTACTGCCCGGACACGGACCACGTCACAAAGCTGTACGGCACCGGCCCGCGCTCCGTCAACGAGCGCATGTTCGACAAGTTCTTCAA GTACAACTCGGGCAGCAAGTGCTTCTCGCAGGTGCACACGAAGCACTTGACGGTGACCATCGACGCGTTCACGATACACAACTCGCTGTGGCAGGGAAAGAAGGTGCAGTTGCCCAGCAAACGCGACATGGCGCTGGTCATCTAG